A window of the Polaribacter sp. HaHaR_3_91 genome harbors these coding sequences:
- the purU gene encoding formyltetrahydrofolate deformylase, translating to MKPQVVSFLIKCPDQKGLVAKITTFFYENGFNILSSQQYVNSVENTYFMRVRLNADGTNISKEALENNFQQLATPLRIDWSVNYGDKKQNVAIMVSHTSHNLYDLLERSKEGRLDCNVKMIISNHNKLRYVADMFNIPFYHLPVTKETKRDQEDQVVQLLDANEVDLVIMARYMQILSSDFIKHYPEKIINIHHSFLPAFQGANPYKKAYERGVKLIGATAHYATVDLDEGPIIEQDVKPVTHESTPTTLKRIGADIEKLVLARAVKNHLNHQIIVSGNRAIVFPEAGE from the coding sequence ATGAAACCACAAGTAGTCTCTTTTTTAATAAAATGTCCAGATCAAAAAGGATTGGTAGCTAAAATCACCACTTTTTTCTATGAAAATGGATTCAATATTTTAAGTTCTCAACAGTATGTAAATTCTGTTGAGAATACATATTTTATGAGAGTTCGTTTAAATGCTGATGGAACAAATATTTCTAAAGAAGCATTAGAAAATAACTTTCAACAACTAGCAACACCTTTGCGTATAGATTGGTCTGTTAATTATGGCGATAAAAAACAAAATGTAGCCATTATGGTTTCGCATACTAGTCATAATTTATATGATTTGTTAGAACGCTCTAAAGAAGGACGTTTAGACTGTAATGTAAAAATGATTATCAGTAATCATAATAAATTAAGGTATGTTGCAGATATGTTTAATATTCCTTTTTATCATTTGCCAGTTACAAAGGAGACCAAAAGAGATCAAGAAGATCAAGTTGTGCAATTGCTAGATGCTAATGAAGTAGATTTAGTTATTATGGCGAGGTATATGCAGATTTTATCTTCAGATTTTATCAAACATTATCCAGAGAAAATCATCAATATTCATCATTCTTTTTTACCAGCTTTTCAAGGGGCAAATCCGTATAAAAAAGCCTATGAAAGAGGAGTGAAGTTAATTGGAGCAACAGCACATTATGCAACGGTAGATTTAGATGAAGGCCCAATTATTGAGCAAGATGTAAAACCTGTAACGCACGAAAGTACACCAACAACCTTAAAGAGGATTGGTGCAGATATAGAGAAATTGGTGTTGGCAAGAGCGGTTAAAAACCACTTGAATCATCAAATAATAGTTTCAGGAAATAGAGCTATTGTTTTTCCGGAAGCAGGAGAGTAA
- a CDS encoding fumarylacetoacetate hydrolase family protein — translation MKIICIGRNYAKHIEELANERPENPVVFLKPDSAILPRKNPFFIPPFSDDVHYEVEVLVKINKVGKHIDAKFAHKYYDEIGLGIDFTARDVQAKCKEKGLPWEKAKAFDGSAVIGEFYPKEEFDLENLKFQLYKNNEIVQDGNTNAMLWKTDELIAYVSQYFTLKKGDIIFTGTPAGVGKVVENDNLKGVIEGKEAFNIRVK, via the coding sequence ATGAAAATAATTTGTATTGGGCGCAATTACGCAAAACACATAGAAGAATTAGCAAATGAAAGACCAGAGAATCCTGTTGTTTTTCTAAAGCCAGATTCTGCTATTTTACCAAGAAAAAATCCATTTTTTATTCCGCCTTTTTCTGATGACGTTCATTATGAAGTAGAGGTTTTGGTAAAAATAAATAAAGTAGGTAAACATATTGATGCAAAATTTGCTCATAAATATTATGATGAAATCGGATTAGGAATCGATTTTACCGCAAGAGATGTACAAGCAAAATGCAAGGAAAAAGGTTTGCCTTGGGAAAAAGCAAAAGCATTTGACGGAAGTGCCGTTATTGGTGAGTTTTATCCGAAGGAAGAATTTGATTTAGAGAACTTAAAATTTCAATTGTATAAAAATAATGAAATTGTTCAGGATGGTAACACCAATGCTATGTTGTGGAAAACCGATGAACTAATTGCTTATGTTTCTCAATATTTCACCTTAAAAAAAGGAGATATTATTTTTACAGGTACACCAGCAGGTGTTGGAAAAGTTGTAGAAAACGATAACTTAAAAGGTGTTATTGAAGGGAAAGAAGCTTTTAATATTAGAGTAAAGTAG
- a CDS encoding competence/damage-inducible protein A produces MNAEIITIGDEILIGQIVDTNSQFIGQELNKIGVSVYQITSIQDDRQHILNALKEAQERVDIVILTGGLGPTKDDITKKTIAEYFNDHQLIEYPEVIEQIKEMFIKVNHPFNEVQRYQAQLPSKATLLKNVFGTAPGMWFYENETVFVSLPGVPYEMKGLITNEVLPKIQQQFKLPFILHKTIMTYGQGESMIAERIEDFENNLPPYIKLAYLPSFGKVRLRLSAKGAHKGILEKELNDKVAEIYQLIPEIITGLDDDSSLEKRVGALLKRNNETISTAESLTGGQIAANLVSVAGSSDYYKGSFVTYSAEMKINLLGVSAETINKYSVVSKEVALEMARGVKAKLQTNYAIAVTGNAGPSTDNTDKSVGIVYIAFISDTTELVQEFDFGQPREKVINRTVSKALEIANKEILKK; encoded by the coding sequence ATGAATGCAGAAATTATTACAATAGGAGATGAAATTCTAATTGGTCAGATTGTTGATACCAATTCACAATTTATTGGTCAGGAATTAAATAAAATAGGAGTTTCAGTTTATCAAATTACTTCCATTCAAGATGATAGGCAACATATTCTTAACGCTTTAAAGGAAGCGCAAGAAAGAGTAGATATTGTTATTTTAACAGGTGGTTTAGGACCTACAAAAGATGATATCACTAAAAAAACAATTGCAGAATATTTTAATGATCATCAATTAATAGAATATCCTGAAGTAATTGAGCAAATAAAAGAGATGTTTATAAAAGTAAATCATCCTTTTAATGAAGTGCAAAGGTATCAGGCTCAATTGCCATCAAAAGCAACCTTATTAAAGAATGTTTTTGGTACAGCACCCGGAATGTGGTTTTACGAAAACGAGACTGTCTTTGTGTCACTTCCAGGAGTTCCGTATGAAATGAAAGGTTTAATTACCAATGAGGTATTACCAAAAATTCAACAGCAGTTTAAATTACCTTTCATTCTTCATAAGACAATTATGACCTATGGACAAGGTGAAAGCATGATTGCAGAAAGAATTGAAGATTTCGAAAACAATTTACCACCTTATATTAAGTTGGCCTATTTACCTTCATTTGGTAAAGTGAGGTTGCGTTTATCCGCCAAAGGTGCTCACAAAGGAATTTTAGAAAAAGAACTGAATGATAAAGTTGCAGAAATTTATCAATTAATACCCGAAATTATTACTGGTTTAGATGACGATAGTTCTTTAGAAAAAAGAGTAGGAGCATTATTAAAAAGAAATAATGAAACAATTTCTACAGCAGAAAGCTTAACTGGAGGTCAAATTGCAGCAAATTTAGTGTCAGTTGCAGGTTCATCGGACTATTATAAAGGTAGTTTTGTAACGTATTCTGCAGAAATGAAAATTAATTTATTAGGTGTTTCCGCAGAAACAATCAATAAATATAGCGTTGTTAGTAAGGAGGTAGCTTTAGAAATGGCAAGAGGAGTGAAGGCTAAATTGCAGACAAATTATGCAATTGCAGTTACTGGTAATGCAGGACCAAGTACAGATAATACAGACAAAAGTGTAGGTATTGTGTATATTGCTTTTATATCGGATACTACAGAGTTGGTGCAAGAATTTGACTTTGGCCAGCCAAGAGAAAAAGTAATTAATAGAACGGTAAGTAAGGCTTTAGAAATAGCAAATAAAGAAATTCTTAAAAAATAA
- the rpmB gene encoding 50S ribosomal protein L28: protein MSRVCELTGKKAMVGNNVSHALNRTKRKFDANLMTKRFYIPEEDKWITLKVSASALKNINKKGISSVIKDARANGFLTK, encoded by the coding sequence ATGTCTAGAGTTTGTGAATTAACAGGTAAAAAAGCAATGGTTGGGAACAATGTATCTCATGCTTTAAATAGAACTAAGAGAAAGTTTGACGCTAATCTAATGACCAAGCGTTTTTATATCCCAGAAGAAGATAAATGGATAACATTAAAAGTTTCTGCTTCTGCATTAAAAAATATTAACAAGAAAGGAATTTCTTCAGTTATAAAAGACGCGAGAGCTAACGGATTTTTAACTAAATAA
- the rpmG gene encoding 50S ribosomal protein L33: MAKKGNRVQVILECTEHKASGKAGTSRYITTKNKKNTPDRMEIKKFNPILKKMTVHKEIK; encoded by the coding sequence ATGGCAAAAAAAGGTAACAGAGTTCAGGTAATTTTAGAATGCACAGAGCATAAAGCTTCTGGTAAAGCAGGTACTTCTAGATACATTACAACAAAGAACAAAAAGAACACTCCTGATAGAATGGAAATTAAAAAATTCAATCCTATCTTAAAGAAAATGACTGTTCACAAAGAAATTAAATAA
- a CDS encoding DUF4295 family protein, translating into MAKKTVASLQTSSKRLSKAIKMVKSPKSGAYTFVETILDPSKVDAFLAKK; encoded by the coding sequence ATGGCAAAGAAAACAGTAGCATCGTTACAAACATCTTCAAAAAGATTAAGTAAAGCTATCAAAATGGTAAAATCTCCTAAATCTGGAGCTTATACTTTCGTAGAAACTATTTTAGATCCTTCTAAAGTAGATGCTTTTTTAGCAAAAAAGTAG
- the ftsY gene encoding signal recognition particle-docking protein FtsY encodes MSFFKKIFSKEKKETLDKGLEKSKESFFGKLTKAVAGKSKVDDAVLDNLEEILVASDVGVGTTLKVIERIEDRVAKDKYVGTDELNRILREEIAGLLSETNIGNETEFVIPEIPKDKDGNKMPYVLMVVGVNGVGKTTTIGKLAAQFKKQGLKVVLGAADTFRAAAIDQLQVWADRTGVPIVRQEMGSDPASVAFDTLKSAVNQDADVVIIDTAGRLHNKINLMNELTKIKRVMQKVVADSPHDVLLVLDGSTGQNAFEQAKQFTLATEVTSLAVTKLDGTAKGGVVIGISDQFKIPVKYIGVGEGIDDLQVFNKHEFVDSFFK; translated from the coding sequence ATGAGTTTTTTTAAAAAAATATTTTCAAAAGAAAAAAAAGAAACCTTAGACAAGGGATTAGAAAAGTCTAAGGAAAGTTTCTTTGGCAAACTAACCAAAGCTGTTGCAGGTAAATCTAAGGTAGATGATGCTGTTTTAGACAATCTAGAAGAAATATTAGTAGCTTCTGATGTTGGTGTAGGTACAACGCTTAAAGTTATTGAAAGAATAGAAGATAGAGTTGCCAAAGACAAATATGTTGGTACAGATGAATTAAATAGAATTCTACGTGAGGAAATTGCAGGCTTACTTTCTGAAACCAATATTGGTAACGAAACTGAATTTGTAATTCCGGAAATCCCTAAAGACAAGGACGGTAATAAAATGCCTTATGTTTTAATGGTAGTTGGTGTAAATGGAGTTGGTAAAACAACTACTATTGGTAAATTAGCCGCACAATTTAAAAAGCAAGGATTAAAAGTTGTTTTAGGTGCAGCAGATACTTTTAGGGCAGCAGCAATAGATCAATTACAAGTGTGGGCCGACAGAACAGGTGTACCAATTGTACGTCAAGAAATGGGATCTGATCCAGCTTCTGTAGCTTTTGATACTTTAAAATCTGCAGTAAATCAAGATGCAGATGTTGTTATTATAGATACCGCTGGTCGTTTACATAATAAGATAAACCTAATGAATGAGTTGACCAAGATAAAACGTGTTATGCAAAAAGTGGTAGCAGATTCTCCACATGATGTATTGCTAGTTTTAGATGGTTCTACTGGTCAGAATGCTTTTGAACAAGCAAAGCAATTTACTTTAGCAACAGAAGTTACTTCTTTAGCAGTTACTAAATTAGATGGTACAGCAAAAGGTGGAGTTGTTATTGGTATTTCAGATCAGTTTAAAATTCCTGTAAAATATATTGGAGTAGGAGAAGGAATTGATGATTTACAAGTGTTTAATAAACATGAATTTGTAGATTCATTTTTTAAATAA
- the cysK gene encoding cysteine synthase A, producing MKINNILEGIGNTPVVRLAKLFPNANVWMKLEKANPGGSIKDRIALAMIEDAESKNLINKDTEIIEPTSGNTGVGLAMVAAVKNLKLTLVMPESMSVERRALMKAYGANLVLTPKELGLGGTIAKAHEMVAENKNAWMPSQFTNPANPEIHHKTTAQEVVNDFPEGLDYLITGVGTGGHITGMAEVLKEKYPSIKVLAVEPTGSSIISGGEPGPHKLQGIGPGFFPETFNKDIIDGAVKITNEEAFAEVKNIAKTEGILVGISTGASLAAVRKQLATLKGEEVILTMNYDTGERYLSVEGLLTE from the coding sequence ATGAAAATCAATAATATATTAGAAGGTATCGGTAACACACCGGTTGTACGATTGGCAAAATTATTTCCAAATGCAAATGTTTGGATGAAACTAGAAAAAGCAAACCCAGGTGGAAGTATTAAGGATAGAATTGCATTGGCAATGATTGAAGATGCTGAAAGCAAGAACCTAATAAATAAAGATACAGAAATTATAGAACCAACCTCTGGTAATACTGGTGTTGGTTTAGCAATGGTAGCTGCTGTAAAAAACTTGAAGCTTACTTTAGTGATGCCAGAATCTATGTCCGTAGAAAGACGTGCTTTAATGAAAGCTTACGGAGCTAATTTAGTACTTACCCCTAAAGAACTTGGTTTAGGAGGTACTATCGCAAAGGCGCACGAAATGGTCGCTGAAAATAAAAATGCGTGGATGCCATCGCAATTTACAAATCCTGCAAACCCAGAAATCCATCATAAAACTACTGCTCAAGAAGTAGTAAACGACTTTCCTGAAGGTTTAGATTATTTAATTACTGGTGTTGGAACTGGCGGACATATTACAGGTATGGCAGAGGTTTTAAAAGAAAAATATCCGAGTATAAAAGTATTGGCAGTGGAACCTACAGGATCTTCTATTATTTCTGGAGGCGAACCAGGACCTCATAAATTACAAGGAATTGGACCAGGCTTCTTTCCTGAAACATTCAATAAAGACATAATTGATGGTGCTGTTAAAATAACGAATGAAGAAGCATTTGCAGAAGTTAAAAACATTGCAAAAACAGAAGGAATCTTAGTAGGTATTTCTACAGGAGCCTCTTTAGCGGCTGTTAGAAAACAGTTAGCAACCTTAAAAGGTGAAGAAGTTATATTAACCATGAATTATGATACTGGAGAACGTTATCTTTCTGTAGAAGGTCTTTTAACAGAATAA